The Eubalaena glacialis isolate mEubGla1 chromosome 3, mEubGla1.1.hap2.+ XY, whole genome shotgun sequence nucleotide sequence ctccgtggcatgtgggatcttcccggaccagggctcgaacccatgtcccctgcatcggcaggcagactctcaaccactgcgccaccagggaagccctcagtcaCTTTTATGATCCTGAAAGTCCTGGGCCTCTCGGCCTCCAGAAGTCTCTCTGTAGTGCCTACCCTATTTCTTTCCACCTTATTCTGTTTACctaacgtatacacactaccaGCTGTGGGACTGGTTCTACCCTTCGGTGAGGCTCTTCCTTCTCTGGACAGCTAGGCTGTCCTCCCTGTAACATTAACAGCAGCCACCGTTTCCCCCAGGGGTCTTCCCTGGAACACTTCAGATCctgctgcttttcccttcctgtttCAAAGCCATTGTCTCCTTTTGGATCACCTACTCGGCTCTTGTTTCCTGCCTGGTGAATGTTTTCAGTTCTCAGCACATTTCCAGGGCAGAGGACTGACCCGCTCTGACTTTGGATTAAGTCTTCCCTTTTTAGATCACCAGCCTCATAgcttctttatatactctggtGACTCAGGTGTGAAGTTCTCAAGGGGATGGCATGTGGTCATCTCCCCAAAAATCTATCACCATTATTTCACAGTCATAAAAATACTTTGAATGTAGACTAAAAATAAGATCATTTCTAGGAGGAACAGAAAGGAGTCATTCCTGTATGGGGCCTGTCCTGATGAGACATGCAGGAAACATGGATAATGGGGACAGGTTTggttttaaacaagaaaaagtaagaaaaagaaggaaaatacagaaagaagcaGCTAGGCAATCTTAAGGAGGGCAGGTGTGGTAGgaatgttgatgaaagaaaataagaattctcaagtgggaaagaaaaaaggctGTGATTTATatgaagggaaaagaaagctAACCTGATGGTTCAGGGCCGAGGAGAAGTCCTTCCGTTCAAAAGCCTCCAACATCTGGTTTGTCTTTTTTCCCAGGTAGTTATAGGTACTGGAAAGAAAACAGCACATCTGCAGGATCAATAACTTAGCGAGAAGGTCCAGCTCTTCAAACCCCTCTAATGCtcaaaagggaaaaatctaccaAGCCTTCCAGAAGTCTATTTTTAGGCCCTAATCTATTAAAGGATCAGGTGTCTTCAGTTCTGAGTTTTCCAGCAACACTAAGCAGTACAGAGGAGGCAGAGAACACCAAAGGGaataaagaaaagggagaaaaatagaaaaagggtaaagttagaaaaaagaaaaaaagtgaaagacagAGGTGTATTTGGCAAGGAGTGATTGAGGGTAACACCTGGCCCAGGGCACACACAGAGGTGCAATGCTAGGTAAGAACTGTGGATAAAATGTAGTATCTGAGGTGGGTCCTAAAAACCCTATGCTGAGAAACTGGGTGAATGTAGCACCACAGTAAAAGGGGCAAATACTAGCAGATAACCTAAATTGTTTGCCAAGTTATATGTTACCCAGAGACTAGTTTCTAATAATAACATTAATACTGATAATAATACGAGGACCATTTATTGACTATTGTATTCCGGGTGCCTGACATAAACCATGTCTAATCCTCTCaaagccctgtgaggtaggtgtggTTTCCATTTTGCTGTGAAGAAACTATGTCTCAAAGAAGGGCTACAGAGTTGTCAAGAAGCTTTCCATCCCTTCATACTGCTTATTCTATTACATTTCAACAAAAATGGAGATGAGAATGATATTTGATCTCATAAAATGTTCTTGCTGACTTAGAAAAGAATCTCTAACTCTACcaataaagacaaatatcttagACTAATCACTGAATTCTTAGAGAAACCAGCAAGGTAGAAGGTTCTAGAAATTCAGAACAAAGAAGTTTCCCCAGTTTCTAATGACTTCTCCTACAGTAATTCAGGATCAGAAGAGAGTTTTATCTTGGTGTACCAGGAACAGAATATTGTTGGTACTTCATAAATGTAGTCCCTGGAGTCAATACAAGGCATTCCGAGAACGTGAAGTTCACATTATCTTCTGGTAAAAAAGTAgggaagaataaaatataatcattgaGATAAGTTACCTGCAGATGTGAAACACCCGAAGTCGCAATATGTGCATGAATGTCTAAGGGGTTTCAGAATACTCTAATTTGAATCCCAGGGGTCTCAGATGTATCCTCATTTAGAGAGGAATGTGATCGTAATTAAGGAGAAATGAAGTGTAATCAAATGTACTTTGCTTTCAGATTCTGTTGACAGAATAAAAATGCCTAGTATggaggccagaaaaaaaaaaagtctaaaaagtaAGAATTTCCAGGGTCAGCAGATCCAGGCATTCAGGTTTCCTTGGCGGAAATGGCCTGTAGTGATGATGGATGTTGCAGGCATCCTGGCTCAGCGAACAAACCATTACTTACCATTACATCCAACCCAACTACTCCTCATCAAAGCCATGCTCACCAAGATATGCTATATTACTTTGCTTCCCCTGTACTTTTCCCACAGGGCGGAAATACACTTTCAGTTAATGTAAATAGTTCAGTCAATCTGCTTGCAGGCACATTGCTACTGAACTAGGTTAACATGTGCAGTGGACATGCTAAATCGAACGTCCCTAGGCCTTCTGCTGAGTAGACATCAGGCCACATGATTCTACCTTCCTAGCTGCAGCTGACTGGACCTTACATGGACACCTGACTTGGCAGTGCTATCTAGTGATATCCTGAGATGCCCCATTTGGGCACCATGACTGGCCACGTGCATGCTGAAGAAGAGAATGCCCATCTggagagaaaggcaaataaagAGATGTCCAAAGGACCACAGGTGGAGAACGATCTGCCTTGGCTGTTGAGAGCTTTGCAGTTTTAGGGTCTCATCTTCTCTGAGACCTCACTGCACTTACTCCCCTTGGGTTTTATGAAATTtcccagtattttataataacttaccTTCTTTCACATAAGCTAGTTTGAATGGCTTTCTGTTATTTGTAACCAAATAATTTCTGATAAAGAAGTTCTGTGCATGCTCTCAGCTTCTGTGCCTCACCCCTAACTGCAACAGATGCTTCTTATAAGAGTGACTGAGTCGCTAACAAAGTGCTAAGCcctagttcattccttttcactACGAGAATGTGGCAAAGAAAGGCAATTTCTATTAGAAAAGGTGTACTTGCAAGAAATACAACTGCACAGGCGATGATTGCCTCCGTGGGGGATTTTACACTAATAAGCACTGGGAAAATGAGTCCTGCTTACCTGCCCACTGCTCCAGTCGCTCCCATCACCAGAGCACTCAACAGTTGCTGATCAGAAACAGACAAAGAGTATTAACTTtgatgaaaaagagaagagaaaagatgcTACTATATAAGCGGCTACATCAATTGTTGCAGAGGGAAACTAACCTGCTGGGACATGCCAGGGGGAAACTTACCTCATCCACCCCAAAAAGGAAAGCAAACTGTTGCTGGCGATTCTGATCAACACACTGCCCGAAGTCTAAGAGATCTGTGTCACTGAATTTCAGCCCTTGGAAGGTGGGGATCTTATCCTGAATTCCATCCAACAACTCCTCAGCACGAACTGTTCAAAACAATATATGTCTCATTCACCTGTACACCCCCAGAAATTAACAGAGGACATCTCATCTAGCGCCACACATCTGCACTGAGCTGCCAGGGGCTGCTCTCAGCTGCAACTGGCTGCAGATTGAACATATTGAACATAATCACTTGCCCTTGCCTCCTAGTTCCTCTGTACTTGTCAAATTGTAACCCTAAATCTTCTGTTCCTTGAAGACAATAGATGGATATTTATAAAGCACaacttctattttttcttctaaggaAGTTAGAAAggaatgggattttaaaaataacctccTAAGAAATTTCATCTAACTGTAACAGTCTTCTTGCTGGAGAAGTAcgataatgataaaagaaaacctaaaagaaaagtgagaagagATCGGAGTACCTTCCTGCGTGCCAGACGCTGAGAACACAGTAGGGTACAAGGTAGACCCAATCCCTGCCTTAGTGGGGCTTACAGGCTATGTCTTCCCACGTAAGATGGAGGGGGGTGTGTGACAGACACAAGTTGTCTGCTGTAAGTACGAAGGGGTCAACTCGTCTTTCATACTTAAAAATCTTCCATTATAAGGTGGTGTCAATGATTGATAAGGGCTGACTTATTTTTGATAAGAGTGACTTATTTTGGAGCTGTTGGAACCATCTAGTCAACAGTCTTATGCTTTCGTGACacagggtgaggtggggtggagTCGGGGTTTCTTAGTGAAATAGGGTACGATGGGAGAGGTGAAGGTGAAGAAACATGAAAAGAAGCAGTACTTACTCTTTACCCCTGTCAAGGCAGGAATGTGATAGTAGTAAAACGGCAGTGCAGGGGCAGCCGCGGCCACCTCCTTTAGGAAGTTAATCAGGACATCTGAAAGAACAGCAGGAAAAGTCATGGTGTGAACAAGTGTAAAACACTGGCTTTCCCCAGTAAAAACtgaaccttgggacttccctggcggtccagtggttaagactccatgcttccaatgtagggggcatgggtttgatccctggtcggggaactaagatcccacaggccgcacagccaaaaaaaaaaaagaaccatctaATGAAATGCAACCATCCTTTTTGGAAGCCAAAAATTCTTGACCACTCTTACCATCTCTGAGACTGCTACTGCAATGTCTTTGCAATTCACTTTAttcaaagttttattttcctctctgtaGAAAGGCCAAAATAAGAGGATCACTTTCCTACCATACTAAAGAACTATTAAAAAACTGGTGCAAATCTTCCCACATATTAAGAGAAGCTCATGAAATACTCTTACAAAAATCAGaagcccgggcttccctggtggcgcagtggttgagaatctgcctgctaatgcaggggacacgggttcgagccctggtctgggaagatcccacatgccgcggagcaactaggcccgtgagccacaactactgagcctgcgtgtctggagcctgtgctccacaacaagagaggccgcgatagtgagaggcccgcgcaacgcgatgaagagtggcccccacttgccgcaactagagaaagacctagcacagaaacgaagacccaacatagcaagcaagcaatcaatcaatcaataaatcttcaaaaaaaaaaaaaaaaatcagaagctcATCAGGCAGGATCCTTTTCCTCTTACCCAGAAGGGTAAGTGTGGTCAGTGAACAGCAAAGACTTTGCATTAATATCAGAATAAAGTTGTAACAGTAAATTCtacaacaaaaagataaacaacgtCTGCTCAAAATGGGAAGTCATGAACGTAGTGGCACATCTCAACCGGAGTTTGGTACCTTTCCCTTTTGGAGAGAAATTCAGATATATCAGAAGAGAGTTCACTCTGGTTTACTGAGGAATTGGGATTTTCTACATCATCCAATTTGAGCTTCAGCAGCAACATTACTACAGATGATAAATAAATCCAGCAGAATTGCTTACATCTGGATGCCACTGAATAGTGGGAGAGAAGCTTATGAACACATTTGAATACtgtgataataaatattttgacaaaatgattgtgtattatttgttatttttcatgtCTTATGCAAAACGTATTtatgcaaaattttttaaaaccatgtgaaaaaaactttaaaaatgttcattctaAATTTCCCAAATAGcagtatttaaattatttaccaataTTAACAAGTATTTTACTGATAACAGGTAATATTTCATGATAATTTTGACCTGTTATACATTTCGCTATGGATTTATTTAATCATGCATGTGAATAACATCTTGTctgtttttaatccttttaaaatttgtactGCATTTTTGCTAATCAAAAGGATTAAAAAGACTCAGTATACCTGGAAACCACAAATagtttccaaagagaaaacaataatttgatATTTTGGAAGACAATGGATATTTCTGTGAAATCTCTTTTCAAATTCATCACTTACTCAAATTTTGAATAGTACATGTAGTCTCAAAATGCCCATTACTTATATTCctctttttttgagaaaaatggtCTCATGCTTTGCCATGCGACTCTGACACACTATGCAAGTGACTGGCCAAAAGTGGACACCTGACCCAAACACAGGCACCTGTAGGTTGATCCGGGACTTGGTGGATGACCTAATCAGATTACTTGACAAAAGAGCTGAAGTCCTTTAATggagtcttttcttctcttttatgggTCCAGGGAGGCTGAATATTCCGGAGAACTACTGTACCATTGCAACTTCATGCCTCCATTCCATAAGACTTTACTTTCATGAGTTAAATACAACCATTTGGAATGAAGGCATAAAGAAGTGGACCATGTACAGCACTGTGTGTTTTGACCTATCTACCTACCTTTGTTCCATGGCTTGAGAAAGAAAGGTGCAATGACAGCGATGCCATCGGCTCCTACGTTTGCTGCATGTTGGgcctttaaaagaagaaagaagaccaTTGGTCACAATTCTGATGTGTGTGAATGTGGGGTTTTCTCCACCTCAAAAGGCAATTCTCAAACACCAGCCGGGTTTCCTACAATACAACTCAACTCTGACACTATCTAACTGGAGatacaggttaagggctcagtcctacaagactagCTCCCTACCCCCATTTCAAATGCCAGGTTATACCACCTGTGCTCCTGACCTATAGGCTATAAATTAGAGGTTCCaacaaccccctccttgggtCAATTAGTTTGTTGGGGggtgctcacagaactcagggaaacattttacttacgaGATCACTGGCTTTTTATAAAAGGATatgactcaggaacagccagatagaAGAGGTGCATAGGGCAAGGCATGGGGAAAGGGCACAATGCTTCCATGTAAGCAGGactcatttttcttctcccagTGTGAGTGCACCACCCTCCCCAAATCGCCACATGTTCACAAAACTGGAAGCTCTTTGAAATCCGTCCTTTGGCGTTTTCGTGGAGGCTTTactacataggcatgattgactaTATCATTGGCGATTGGGGATTGGTTAAAATAGGGTCGATTATATCAACCctaactgaaagttccaacccccTAATTCTCATGCCTGGTACtcttggcaaccagcccccatccttaggtgctttctaaaagtcacctcattaacataacaagagacacctttatttttctcatctccgggaattccaagggttttggagctctgtgccagaaatgggacaaagaccaaatatccATTTCTTGCTATAGATCACAATTTCACAACCATCCTGGAGTAAACGATTTGTTATATTCACCTACAGCTTAGATACTAGAAGTTAACAACAAACTCTTCAAATTTGCCAACAGATGTACCACTAGAGAGTGGAAAATTACCACATTCAATGATAAATGTCATTACCAGCAAAATCCCAGGTTGCAAAGTAGAGACCCCTGGTGGAGGTGAGCTGTGTATTTAATCTTATTCTTCTGCAGACTTTGTCAGAACAAAAAAAACTTGCTAAGGAGACATGAGCAGTTCATTTTGATAAACTATAACTGTTAATTATAGAGAAACTTGCAGATGTCATTTCTCTTCTAGTGTTCAGCCCACTGGATGATACTGTCTTTCCTCTCCAAAGATATAatagtcatatttta carries:
- the NPL gene encoding N-acetylneuraminate lyase isoform X3, with translation MLPFRVGEPDKPAQDFFSSSMASPKKKLQGLVAATITPMTEHGEINFSVIGRYVDYLVEEQGVKNIFVNGTTGEGLSLSISERCRVAEEWVTEGRNKLDQIVIHVGALSLKESQELAQHAANVGADGIAVIAPFFLKPWNKDVLINFLKEVAAAAPALPFYYYHIPALTGVKIRAEELLDGIQDKIPTFQGLKFSDTDLLDFGQCVDQNRQQQFAFLFGVDEQLLSALVMGATGAVGSTYNYLGKKTNQMLEAFERKDFSSALNHQVLECRRPKPS